In Fodinibius saliphilus, a genomic segment contains:
- a CDS encoding bifunctional aspartate kinase/diaminopimelate decarboxylase produces the protein MTKDSSNWIVLKFGGTSVSSHENWQNIVSVIKKRKSEGYSVCIVHSALSGISNLLEDVIARAPQGKATELVEQLKEKHRRLASSLGLSADELLQSDFEELEHIVKGIELIGEASYRVQARLLAMGELMATKLGAAYLEQEIGAATWLDARDLIKTISPKNAAERAQVLSAVSASDYEPSVRKTIDKAGSLVVTQGFIGSDDEGKTVTLGRGGSDVSAAYFAAKIGAEHLEIWTDVPGMFSANPHTVPSARLLNHLSYEEAQEIATNGAKVLHPRSIMPARKHNIPINVRCTQKPELPGTVISSDASDNEALVKAISVRDDIILVSMDSLGMWQQVGFLADAFDVFKEYGLSIDLVSTSQSNVTVSLDPGLNDHFEDVRSQFVKDLNEYCKVKVIEAVSAVSLMGRKIRTILHQLGTSFEVFEEHHVYLVSQAANDLNFTFVVESDQVDRLLRQLHEQLILQSGNQQSFGGTWPKLMGQEQTDEQESDAWWKQKREELLSLMDERDSVYVYDRETLQKYAGFIKGINAVDRSLYAMKANANEELLHAVNELDLGFECVSIGEVEKVIELFPDIDRSEILFTPNFAPKEEYEQGLELGVHVTLDNIYPLKQWSAIFEGKQVFLRIDPGHGHGHHKHVKTGGVHSKFGIPRFEIPEVANLIERYDISVKGLHAHIGSGIKDPHSWKDTAIILHDVAEELGGVDILDLGGGFGIQENETQADLDIREVATYLQQFKDAHPKYKLWVEPGRFLVATSGVLLTKITQLKGKGDVRYVGVETGMNSFIRPALYGARHTIVNLDKIDEQLVQTVNIVGPICESGDKLGIDRRFPESEEGDVVLLANAGAYGYVMSSNYNLRPPAAEVVI, from the coding sequence ATGACTAAAGATAGTTCAAACTGGATTGTTTTAAAATTTGGTGGAACCAGTGTTTCATCCCACGAAAATTGGCAAAACATTGTTTCGGTTATAAAAAAACGAAAATCGGAGGGGTATTCGGTATGTATTGTTCATTCAGCATTAAGTGGGATTTCTAATCTGTTGGAAGATGTTATTGCCCGAGCTCCCCAAGGGAAAGCTACAGAGCTTGTTGAGCAGCTTAAAGAAAAGCATCGCCGGTTGGCTTCATCGTTGGGTCTTTCAGCAGATGAACTGTTACAAAGCGATTTTGAGGAGTTAGAGCACATCGTAAAGGGGATTGAGCTCATTGGTGAGGCCAGTTATAGGGTGCAAGCACGGTTATTAGCGATGGGAGAATTAATGGCTACTAAGTTAGGGGCGGCATATTTAGAGCAAGAAATTGGAGCAGCTACCTGGCTAGATGCGCGAGACCTTATTAAGACTATTTCCCCTAAAAATGCTGCAGAGCGCGCACAGGTATTGTCTGCTGTGAGTGCTTCGGACTATGAACCAAGTGTTCGTAAAACTATTGATAAAGCCGGTTCACTAGTAGTTACTCAAGGCTTTATAGGCAGTGATGATGAAGGAAAAACGGTAACTCTGGGACGCGGGGGCTCAGATGTCTCAGCAGCCTACTTCGCAGCAAAAATAGGAGCAGAGCACTTAGAGATATGGACCGATGTACCGGGGATGTTTTCAGCTAACCCCCACACAGTACCTTCGGCACGGTTGCTCAATCATCTGAGCTACGAGGAGGCCCAAGAGATTGCAACCAATGGGGCCAAGGTATTACATCCGCGAAGCATTATGCCGGCACGTAAACATAATATTCCTATAAATGTACGGTGTACCCAAAAGCCGGAACTGCCGGGAACAGTTATCTCTAGCGATGCATCTGATAATGAAGCATTGGTAAAGGCAATTTCCGTCCGTGACGATATTATTTTGGTGAGTATGGATTCGTTAGGAATGTGGCAGCAAGTGGGTTTTTTGGCTGATGCCTTTGACGTGTTTAAAGAGTACGGGTTGTCCATTGATTTGGTGTCAACCTCACAGTCGAATGTAACGGTATCACTTGATCCTGGATTAAATGATCATTTTGAGGATGTACGAAGTCAGTTTGTGAAAGACCTTAATGAATATTGTAAGGTCAAGGTAATTGAAGCGGTGTCTGCGGTGAGTCTGATGGGGCGTAAAATTCGTACCATTTTGCACCAACTGGGGACCTCATTTGAGGTTTTTGAAGAACACCATGTTTATTTGGTGAGCCAAGCTGCTAATGATCTTAATTTTACGTTTGTGGTAGAAAGCGATCAGGTAGATCGGTTGTTGCGTCAACTACATGAACAGTTGATTCTACAATCAGGAAACCAGCAATCTTTCGGTGGTACCTGGCCCAAATTGATGGGACAAGAGCAAACGGATGAGCAGGAAAGTGATGCTTGGTGGAAGCAAAAGCGTGAAGAGTTATTGTCGTTGATGGATGAACGAGACTCCGTTTATGTATATGATCGCGAGACGCTTCAAAAATATGCTGGTTTTATCAAAGGTATTAATGCCGTTGACCGTTCACTATACGCGATGAAGGCCAATGCAAATGAAGAGCTTTTGCATGCGGTAAATGAGCTGGATCTTGGTTTTGAATGTGTCTCTATTGGAGAAGTCGAAAAAGTCATTGAGCTATTTCCTGATATCGATCGCAGCGAAATTTTATTCACTCCTAACTTTGCACCCAAAGAGGAGTATGAACAAGGATTGGAACTGGGAGTTCATGTGACGTTGGATAATATTTATCCCCTTAAGCAGTGGTCAGCAATATTTGAAGGAAAGCAGGTATTCTTGCGTATTGATCCCGGTCACGGGCACGGGCACCATAAGCATGTGAAGACCGGGGGAGTACATTCTAAGTTCGGTATCCCCCGATTTGAGATCCCGGAGGTAGCCAATCTTATCGAACGATACGATATCTCGGTGAAAGGACTCCATGCTCATATCGGCAGTGGTATTAAAGATCCGCATTCTTGGAAAGATACAGCTATTATCTTGCATGATGTTGCTGAAGAGTTGGGTGGGGTCGATATACTCGATCTAGGGGGTGGGTTTGGAATCCAAGAGAATGAAACCCAGGCTGATCTCGATATCCGGGAAGTTGCTACCTATTTACAACAGTTTAAAGATGCGCACCCCAAGTATAAACTCTGGGTGGAACCAGGGCGTTTTCTAGTTGCAACCTCTGGTGTACTACTGACAAAGATTACGCAACTTAAAGGAAAAGGGGATGTCAGATATGTCGGAGTCGAAACAGGGATGAATTCCTTCATTCGACCTGCACTATATGGGGCACGTCATACTATTGTTAATCTTGATAAAATTGATGAGCAGCTAGTACAAACGGTAAATATTGTAGGGCCGATCTGTGAGTCGGGTGATAAACTTGGGATTGATCGAAGATTTCCCGAATCAGAGGAGGGAGATGTGGTGTTGCTGGCCAATGCCGGGGCTTATGGTTACGTAATGAGTTCCAATTACAACCTGCGTCCACCGGCAGCAGAGGTAGTGATTTGA